The window CTCTGCGTCCCACACCCCTCTCCAAAGGCAGCTCTTACAGTCTTGAGTCACCTGCACCCAGTCACGTCCCCACTTCCCTTGATTCTCCAAGCAGCCTTCCCCTGGGTCATTGCCAGTTACTGcgtctcccccacctccctccttccctcccccaccctgcctcagTCTGTGGGCATCAGCTGCCCCTGGGATGAGGTCCTGGGTGTACTTCACCCGATCGTCTCCTCTCTCCAGTGCCAGAGAGGTTGTCAGCGAGTAAGTCAGGTCAGGACACTGCCTACTCTGTCCTCTTGCCTAGGTGGGCCTGGCTGTTCTGGGCCATCCACACCAAACTTCTGGAGCACCTCGGCCACCTTCCAGGCTGGGGCACAGAAGACCCAACTTGGAGGTCTTGGGATACGCAGTATGACTGTGCCACCTGCAGGCTTACCAACCCCCACTCTGATCAGCGTGAGCAGAGATGACTTGTGTGTCGCTcctccacaccacacacacagacacacacacacacacacacacacccttagtGAGGCAGAGATGCTGCCCCTCCCTCACATAGCAGGTTCAATCTGGCTTGGGCCGGAACTGCTTTTCTTCCTAAAGCTGGCCGGATAGCTGTGGGCTTAGCTTAACGGGATGATCCGTATGGGGACAGTCATGTCTGCAATTAGATCCAGGAGCGtggccctgggggggggggcggtgcggGTACACTTTACCACTCCTGCCCTCCAGCCAGGATAATGACCTCTTCCTTTACTACCCTACTTCCAGGCTAGCCTCCGTCAGGGAAATTTTCAAATGAGCCACGTAGCTGGTGGTGGACGGGCAGCACCGCCGCCTTGTCCTGACTGGGGAGGCCTTGAGGTCACGCTCCAGCACCAGCAGCGCCTGGAGAGGGGACCTGGCCTGTGGATCTCCGGGGGAGGGTCTGTGCACCTTCCAGGCACCAGGGGGCAGCCTTCTATTCCTACCCGGGCCTCCAGCACAGTGTAAAGCCCCTACTGGCCCCTGCATTAGGCACAGGCGGCTCTAGAATCTCCCTTTGACCCTGACCGCCTGCGTTTCACCACTGTACCTCTTAGGAAAGGCTTCGTGCCAGGAGGCCTGGGGCAGAATTGCACAGCACAGTGGCAGATGGTACCCCCCCCAACCTTTGCTCTCCAGGCGAATCACCCGCCCAGCCCTTGAGGAGGCCGGGAAGCCCGCTGCCTTTTTGGTACCCAACCTTTGGCCAGCCTGGAGCTGCAGCTCTCACAAGGGTCGGAGATGGGACAGGTTGGACAGATCCAGCCtgaaggaagaggggagagaaggggagggggcgCTCTGGTTGGCTGGAAAACggccagggaggagccaggaagggagaGCGGGCTCGGCGGAACCAGGTGAAGCTGTGGCGAGGTGCTggcctggagtgggggtgggttGCTGGCCAGCGCCCCAGGTAGCAGCCATCCCATTCCCTGCTGGAGCGGCGTCTCCTCCTTGGGAGAAGGGCGGGAGGAGGTGGGCGGAGTGACggggagggcgggcgggagggatgggagagggggaggggagctgcaCGGTCGTGGGGGTGGGGCGACAGTGACATCACCCCCGGAGTCGCCTTTTAAGCAGCTGCCGATTCGGCCGGGGAAGAGAGGGCCGGTCGGAGTGCGGTGGCGAGTCGCTGAGCCCGCCGCGGCCCCGAGAGCGGCtggagccgccgccgccgggaAGGAGGGGGCGAGGCGCGCCCGggccgccgccgtcgccgccgctgAAGCCGCCGGCGAACAGGGTAACTGCCGGGGACGCGGGCCGAGGAGGGAGGGGGTGCGGGCTACGGAACCCTGCTCCGATCCCCACTTGCAGACACTGGGCGCCTGATGCCACCCGCGCCCCTCTAGGGTGAGCCTCGGACCCGGAgaagcgccgccgccgcccgagCCGCGGGCAAGAGCCTCGGGAGCCGCCGCCGCTCGGCCGggccccgccgccgcccgcgcGCCCCCGGGCCCCCGACACACATGAGATTCTTCAGACTCACTTTCAAGTGCTTCGTGGACTGCTTCTGACTGCGCAGCCCCCCGCCGTCCCGCACCCCGCCCGCCCACCCGCTCGTTCGTCGCCCCGTCCCCCGGCCCGGCCGCCCCCGAGGCCCCGGGCGGGCCCGAGCCTTCGGGGCCCTCCTCCCCCACTGGGTGAAGCCGGCGACCCCTGCCCGCCCGCCTGCTCCCGACGAGGCGCCACGACCCCCGGCCCGGCCGTACGGCCCGCCGGGGCCATGGCGAAGAAGAGCGCCGAGAACGGCATCTACAGCGTGTCCGGTGACGAGAAGAAGGGCCCCCTCATCGCGTCTGGGCCCGACGGGGCCCCAGCCAAGGGCGATGGCCCCGGGGGCCTGGGGGCGCCTGGAGGCTGTCTGGCCGTACCACCACGGGAGACCTGGACACGCCAGATGGACTTCATCATGTCGTGCGTGGGCTTCGCCGTGGGCTTGGGAAACGTGTGGCGCTTCCCCTACCTGTGCTACAAGAATGGCGGAGGTGAGCGCCCCCACCCCAGGGGTCAGCCCCATCCTACCCAGGGGCTCCTTACTGCCTTGCTTGCCTCTGGCCCACCAGAGCCGAGGAGCGAAGTCCAGATCCTGGGGAGGTCCCCCTAGGGCTGAGAGCCCGGGCCAGCCCCTAGCCAGCCTGGGGCCACTCGGTGGCCCAGTCCCGCTGCCTCCACCCCCCTCACCAGTCATGTGCCTGGCAGCGAGGGGGGGCGGGGCAAGGAACCTCTCCCTTGCAGAACCCAGGGGCTGCTGGTCCCTAACTGCAGGGCCAGGGTGGGAATGATTGGCCACAGAAATGGGGAGGAAACCCAGAAGGGCCTTctggggagggggctccaagCAATgagaagtcctggctgcccccacccccaccccagcaggccACAAGTGGCACAGGAACACACACAATGGGCCACTATCCCTCCCCCacgccctgccctgccttccctcccctcccttcccttccctcctttccttgcctttccctcccctcctctcccctcccttccctcccctcctttccctcccctcccctctggccTGGGCCTGGAACACTGGGTGCCTACGCCAGCCTTGGGAAGCCTGCGGCCTGCCCCGTCTGGCGCCACCACTGGACACAGTGCAGGCTCGCCCCGTGCCCGCCAAAGCCCAGCTTAGCAACAGTGATGGGCATGCGTGTGTCCTGTGACTGGCACAGCAGCACTGCCAGCGCCAGGAGGTCCAAGTGCCCAGGCGATGGGTGGGCCACTGAAGAGCAGTAGGGAGGCACTGCCCCAAGGTCATACACCAGAAGGATGCTGGGAGCAGAGGCCGGGCCAGGCCGGCCCAGCCAGGGAGCAGTgtagagagctgggatggggacaaggGTACCAGCCGAGGGCACgggggctccagcctggccccctGGAGCTGTGGTCCCCTTCTCCCACCCGTTTCCCTCTGTTCTTGCATAGGACTGCCGCCCACACTCCCTCATAAGGGCAGGTGAGGCCCTACTCTGCCTTCACAGCCCTCCACCAGAGCCCCCCTGCCTTGGTGCTGGGCACACATAGGACATGCACGCCTTGCTACTCCTTGCAGTGCTGCCTGGCACCAGGGATGGCCTGCATGCAGGAGTGTGCGCGTCCCCAAGGCCTGTCAGGTCATTCTAGGTACTAGTGCTGGTGGCAGCCCTGAAGGTTGGGCCCAAcccaccaccagcacacacagacaGAGCCTAAGGAACGGGGCTGTAATGGCCTTGAGTCAGCAGCCACCGTCTGCACTGATTCGTCCAATGGGAAGTTATGGGATCAGGGTGGAACCCagagctgggctcagcctgggccTCTCTGGTGGtgagtgggagttggggtgggatTGTCTCCTGGTTAACGGCCCCCACGCCTCCCTCTCACCCTGCCTAGGTGTCTTCCTTATTCCCTATGTGCTGATCGCCCTGGTAGGAGGCATCCCCATTTTCTTCTTGGAGATTTCGCTAGGCCAGTTTATGAAAGCTGGCAGCATCAACGTCTGGAACATCTGTCCCCTGTTCAAAGGTGAGCTGTTGCAGGCCGGGCCCGCCCGCTCCTTTCCCATGGCCATGGGAGCCAACTGCAGCTGGCACGCGCTCCAGCACTCTTGCCCTACCAGTGAGCACCGGGCCAGGGCCTAGGTGTTAttcgccccctcccccgccctgctGCACCTCCTCCCTCAGGCTGGGTCTTGAAGGGAAGCTTGGGAGATGTGCAGACCATGGAGTGAACTCGGGCAAAGTGCACAGCTAGGCAGCTCCTGCTAGCATTGTCCCCTGGTGCCATGACTGGGCGTCTCCCATACCACCACAGGTGACGACAAAGCTAGTCCAAGCAAGCAGCCCACAGTGGGAACTCAGGGCATCAACTGGAGAAGCAGATGGCAGGGGACACGGTGGGAAAGACAGAATGAGCCATTGGGCCGACCAGCACTGACACACCCCCTGCCCGGGCCTGGGAGGATGGGCAGAGGAGGtgttggtgcaggggctcagCAGAGAGGAGATAATGGGGCATCAGGGAGGCAGCCGGGGAGTAGTCTGCATGGGACAACCTGCTCATCCCCAGGCCTGGGCTATGCCTCCATGGTGATCGTCTTCTACTGCAACACCTACTACATCATGGTGCTGGCCTGGGGCTTCTATTACCTGGTGAAGTCCTTCACCACCACGCTACCCTGGGCCACGTGTGGCCACACCTGGAACACTCCTGACTGCGTGGAGATCTTCCGCCATGAAGACTGTGCCAATGCCAGCCTGGCCAACCTCACATGTGACCAGCTTGCTGACCGCCGCTCCCCAGTCATTGAGTTCTGGGAGTGAGTCAAGTGCTTCCTGatacctggcctgcccctagggACATAAGGACCACTCACTGGGAGACCCCCTACCTATCCTCAGCGAGCAGGGCCCGGGGCTGGGGTGCCCTTTGTAGCTTTGGCAATATTTGTCGCTTTGATTCTAACATGCCTGCCTGACAAGGTTGCATGTGTCTGTGCTTCAGTAGGGTGGCGGGGGGGCAGGGTCAGGTTGGCAGCGCGCCCCTCCTAGGCCCAGCTGGGGGTTCCTGTGCACATGGTGGCAGCAGAACCTGAAGACCCGGCCCAGCTGGACGAAGGGCTGCGGGAGGGAGGAGCCACGACCCCTCGAGGTGGAGCCCGGTCCCTGGACCCTCTGCAGACTCAGCCCTCATGTGCTGTCTCCCCCCACGCCCGGTTCCCCAGGAACAAAGTCTTGCGGCTGTCTGGGGGACTGGAGGTGCCGGGGGCCCTCAACTGGGAGGTGACCCTGTGTCTGCTGGCCTGCTGGGTGCTGGTCTACTTCTGTGTCTGGAAAGGGGTCAAATCCACGGGAAAGGTACTGCCAGGCTTGGGTGGGGCAGGGGCGGCCCTGCTCTAGGAGGGGCGCATCTCTGGGCTGGGGACACCGCTGTAGCCAGGGGTGATGGCCCGAGCAGGAGAGAGGTCCTGGCATCCAGGCCACTTTCTCCCTACCCTCTCCCGCCCGCCCTTGTTTTTCTCTCCATTCCTCACTCACGGCCTGAGTTTGTCTTGATGGTCTCGGTTGCCCAGCCTGGACAGTGGGTGAGGTGGCGGAGGCCTTTGCCATCTTTCCGTCACCTCTCTGTGTGGCCCAGTCACAATCTGCAAGTACTAACCAAGAGCCCTGCTCTCTACAGAGGATGGCCTGGAGGTCAGGGCACAGGAGGCACGCACTTGCCCCAGCTGatatcccccacccctgcctagGCGCCACAGGGCTGTGCTCCAAAGGCGGCCCCCACAGGCTTGTCCTGCACCGTGGCCGTGCTACCCCGCCAGTCCTTGCACGTGCGCACAAGGGCCCGGcctgccttcccctccctctgCATTTGAGCTCTGCTTGCCGGAGTGCTGTCAGCACTCCAGCCATGGCTCGAAGGGGTACAACAGGGGGCTGTCGCCTGCCCTCCCCTCTGGCAAGTGCTCTGCCGTGCTGGGGACCATGGGGTGGGGGCGGCAGCAGGGCCTGGGAGCCCTTCTGAGCAGCCTGGCCCCCTAGATCGTGTACTTCACTGCTACATTCCCCTACGTGGTCCTGGTTGTGCTGCTGGTACGcggggtgctgctgcctggagccTTGGATGGGATCATCTACTATCTCAAGCCTGACTGGTCCAAGCTGGGGTCCCCTCAGGTGAGGCGACCGCACGAGCTACGGCAGGGCTGAGGGACGGATGGGCGGGGTGGCCAAGGTCCCTCCCGCTGCCTCTGTCCTGGCTGTCCCTGCAGGTGTGGATTGATGCCGGCACTCAGATTTTCTTCTCCTACGCCATTGGCCTGGGAGCCCTCACCGCCCTGGGCAGCTACAACCGCTTCAACAACAACTGCTACAAGTAGGcaccacagcccccacccccactcccgagTGGCAGGCAGCCTACCCAGAGCACTCTGTCCTTCCACCCTCAGGGACGCCATCATCCTCGCGCTCATCAACAGCGGGACCAGCTTCTTCGCTGGCTTCGTGGTCTTCTCCATCTTGGGCTTCATGGCCGCAGAGCAGGGGGTTCACATATCCAAGGTGGCAGAATCAGGTGAAGCCCCCGGCCCCGCCCAGCCCCAGAACACAGCTACAGGAGAGACAAATTCCACCTGAAGTCATCTGCTCACTTGGGGCCAGAGGCTGCTGGCTCTCACAGGCACACACCTGTGTGGAGACCACAGCCTGCGTCCTGGTCTGTTGCTCCAACACCTCCGAGGGGATTCTGAGGGTGGCCATGTATGGGGTCTCCAGCCTGCGCCTCTCCTCACAGGGCCCGGCCTGGCCTTCATCGCCTATCCTCGGGCCGTCACACTGATGCCTGTGGCCCCACTCTGGGCAGCCCTGTTCTTCTTCATGCTGCTACTGCTTGGCCTGGACAGCCAGGTTGGTGGCGGCCTGGGGCTAGGAAGGTGGCtgctgcagggcagggctgggctgggtgggaggtggccGCGGGGCAGAGCTGGGTCTGAGCTGCCGTGGCCACAGTTTGTAGGTGTGGAGGGCTTTGTCACCGGCCTCCTCGACTTGCTCCCGGCCTCCTACTACTTCCGTTTCCAAAGGGAGATCTCAGTGGCCCTCTGCTGTGCCCTGTGCTTTGTCATTGACCTCTCCATGGTGACCGATGTGAGTTGAGGGAATGGCTGGGTGAGAGGAGGGCCTGGCAACAGCCTGCGCTCAGCATCTGCACCTGCCCTGATCCGGCTGCTTCCTCCAGGGTGGCATGTACGTCTTCCAGCTGTTTGACTACTACTCTGCCAGCGGCACCACCTTGCTCTGGCAGGCTTTTTGGGAGTGTGTAGTGGTGGCCTGGGTGTACGGTAGGTGTGGGCTGAGATctggcagctgggctgggggagggagcagACGGGGACAGGACAAGTAGGCCTGCAGCTTCCACTCTCTTGCCTTGCCCTAGGAGCCGACCGCTTCATGGATGACATTGCGTGTATGATCGGATACCGCCCCTGCCCCTGGATGAAATGGTGCTGGTCCTTCTTCACCCCGCTGGTCTGCATGGTAAGACCAGAACGTGCTGGGCTGGGCGATGTGCCCTAGGGGCACTGCTAACTGGCAGCCTCCTGCCTGCAGGGCATCTTCATCTTCAACGTCGTGTACTATGAACCACTCGTCTACAACAACACCTATGTGTACCCGTGGTGGGGCGAGGCCATGGGCTGGGCCTTTGCACTCTCGTCCATGCTCTGTGTGCCGCTCCACCTCCTGGGCTGCCTCCTCAGGGCCAAGGGAACCATGGCTGAGGtgagctccctccctcccctgcccatcCCACAGGCTGAACACCCCGGGGTGGGTGGAAAGCAGTGTAGCCATTGGGGCGCCAGCA is drawn from Ochotona princeps isolate mOchPri1 chromosome X, mOchPri1.hap1, whole genome shotgun sequence and contains these coding sequences:
- the SLC6A8 gene encoding sodium- and chloride-dependent creatine transporter 1 isoform X1 encodes the protein MAKKSAENGIYSVSGDEKKGPLIASGPDGAPAKGDGPGGLGAPGGCLAVPPRETWTRQMDFIMSCVGFAVGLGNVWRFPYLCYKNGGGVFLIPYVLIALVGGIPIFFLEISLGQFMKAGSINVWNICPLFKGLGYASMVIVFYCNTYYIMVLAWGFYYLVKSFTTTLPWATCGHTWNTPDCVEIFRHEDCANASLANLTCDQLADRRSPVIEFWENKVLRLSGGLEVPGALNWEVTLCLLACWVLVYFCVWKGVKSTGKIVYFTATFPYVVLVVLLVRGVLLPGALDGIIYYLKPDWSKLGSPQVWIDAGTQIFFSYAIGLGALTALGSYNRFNNNCYKDAIILALINSGTSFFAGFVVFSILGFMAAEQGVHISKVAESGPGLAFIAYPRAVTLMPVAPLWAALFFFMLLLLGLDSQFVGVEGFVTGLLDLLPASYYFRFQREISVALCCALCFVIDLSMVTDGGMYVFQLFDYYSASGTTLLWQAFWECVVVAWVYGADRFMDDIACMIGYRPCPWMKWCWSFFTPLVCMGIFIFNVVYYEPLVYNNTYVYPWWGEAMGWAFALSSMLCVPLHLLGCLLRAKGTMAERWQHLTQPVWGLHHLEYRAQDADVRGLTTLTPVSESSKVVVVESVM
- the SLC6A8 gene encoding sodium- and chloride-dependent creatine transporter 1 isoform X2 — encoded protein: MARRGTTGGCRLPSPLIVYFTATFPYVVLVVLLVRGVLLPGALDGIIYYLKPDWSKLGSPQVWIDAGTQIFFSYAIGLGALTALGSYNRFNNNCYKDAIILALINSGTSFFAGFVVFSILGFMAAEQGVHISKVAESGPGLAFIAYPRAVTLMPVAPLWAALFFFMLLLLGLDSQFVGVEGFVTGLLDLLPASYYFRFQREISVALCCALCFVIDLSMVTDGGMYVFQLFDYYSASGTTLLWQAFWECVVVAWVYGADRFMDDIACMIGYRPCPWMKWCWSFFTPLVCMGIFIFNVVYYEPLVYNNTYVYPWWGEAMGWAFALSSMLCVPLHLLGCLLRAKGTMAERWQHLTQPVWGLHHLEYRAQDADVRGLTTLTPVSESSKVVVVESVM